The Actinomyces faecalis genome includes the window TGCTGGAGACGGCCCTGCGCGATCACGCGCGTGCCCTTGGTGAGGGACTCCGCCACGTTCTCGGCCGCGTCACGCCAGATCGAGCAGCGCATGAACAGCGTCTCGCCGTCCTGCCACTCATTGGCCTGGCGGTTGAAGGTCCTCGGGGTCGAGGCGATCGTGAAGGACGCCACGGCCGCACCCGAGGGGGTGAAGCGCATCTCCGGGTCCGAGGTGAGGTTCCCGATGATGGTGATGACGGTGTCGCCAGCCATGCGTGTCTCCGTTCCCTGACCCGGGCTCAGGCCTCGGGGCGCAGCAGCTTGGTGCGCAGGACGGTCTCGTTGAGGCCGAGCTGGCGGTCAAGCTCCTGGGCGATCTCGGGCGTGGTGGTCATGTCGACGACGACGTAGAAGCCCTCGGACTTCTTCTTGATGTCGTACGCAAGACGGCGCTTGCCCCAGACGTCGACCTTGTCGACGGTGCCCCCGTTGCTGGGAACGACCTGCAGCAGCTTCTCGAGGGACGCAGCGACGGTGCGCTCGTC containing:
- the rpsF gene encoding 30S ribosomal protein S6, with translation MRHYEIMIILEPETDERTVAASLEKLLQVVPSNGGTVDKVDVWGKRRLAYDIKKKSEGFYVVVDMTTTPEIAQELDRQLGLNETVLRTKLLRPEA